A single window of Colletotrichum higginsianum IMI 349063 chromosome 8, whole genome shotgun sequence DNA harbors:
- a CDS encoding RNA recognition domain-containing protein encodes MDGINPYNPAQGNGAPPANANGDGFGTPVSGGMPFPGNNGSGEIPGGVQAPNQQDANKNTLWMGELEPWMDENFIKGVFLTATGEPVNVKVIRDKTSGNAGYCFVEFSSSDAASKALGLNGTPVPNSNRAFKLNWASGGGINDRRDDRGPEYSIFVGDLGPEVNEYVLVSLFQARFPSCKSAKIMTDAMSGQSRGYGFVRFTDEQDQQRALVEMQGVYCGNRPMRISTATPKNRSNHGGPYQQHHGNQMMAPGLPPHQQGFYGVPSPAQYGGAYGAPYNPPGQQMNQFTDPNNTTVFVGGLSGYVTEDELRSFFQGFGEITYVKIPPGKGCGFVQFVHRHAAEMAINQMQGYPIGNSRVRLSWGRSQNNSGVGTPYRPAPPPPHYFAPPGPGAYGPAHFGAPGPHGPPGPQGPPGAPPQSDGWTDHLDGLSALALAMNTRPKGLMS; translated from the exons ATGGACGGCATCAACCCCTACAACCCTGCTCAGGGCAACGGCGCCCCCCCTGCCAACGCTAACGGCGACGGCTTCGGCACTCCCGTCTCTGGCGGCATGCCCTTCCCTGGCAACAACGGTTCCGGAGAGATCCCGGGCGGTGTGCAGGCCCCCAACCAGCAGGACGCGAATAAGAACACCCTCTG GATGGGCGAGCTCGAGCCCTGGATGGACGAGAACTTCATTAAGGGCGTCTTCCTTACCGCCACCGGCGAGCCTGTCAACGTCAAGGTCATCCGTGACAAGACGTCTGGCAATGCCGGATACTGCTTTGTCGAGTTTTCGTCGTCCGACGCTGCCAGCAAGGCTCTCGGCCTGAACGGAACCCCCGTCCCCAACTCCAACCGTGCCTTCAAGCTCAACTGGGcttccggcggcggcatcaacgACCGACGTGACGACCGTGGTCCCGAATACTCGATCTTTGTCGGTGACCTCGGCCCCGAGGTCAACGAATACGTTCTCGTGTCTCTGTTCCAGGCGCGATTCCCTTCTTGCAAGTCTGCTAAGATCATGACGGATGCCATGTCGGGACAGTCGCGTGGCTACGGCTTTGTTcgcttcaccgacgagcagGACCAGCAGCGAGCCCTTGTCGAGATGCAGGGAGTCTACTGCGGCAACCGTCCCATGCGCATCTCCACTGCCACCCCCAAGAACCG CAGTAACCACGGCGGCCCgtaccagcagcaccacGGCAACCAGATGATGGCCCCCGGCCTGCCTCCTCACCAGCAGGGATTCTACGGGGTTCCCTCGCCTGCTCAGTACGGTGGTGCTTATGGAGCCCCCTACAACCCTCCCGGCCAGCAGATGAACCAGTTCACCGACCCCAACAACACGACCGTTTTCGTCGGAGGCCTGTCGGGCTACGTTACCGAGGATGAGCTCCGAAGCTTCTTCCAGGGCTTTGGCGAGATCACCTACGTCAAGATCCCTCCTGGCAAGGGCTGCGGCTTCGTCCAGTTCGTCCACCGCCATGCTGCCGAGATGGCCATCAACCAGATGCAGGGATACCCTATTGGAAACTCTCGTGTCCGTCTGAGCTGGGGTCGCAGCCAAAACAACTCTGGTGTTGGTACCCCCTACCGtcctgcccctcccccgcctcaCTACTTTGctccccccggccccggcgccTACGGACCTGCTCACTTCGGTGCTCCTGGTCCTCACGGCCCCCCGGGACCCCAGGGCCCTCCTGGTGCCCCTCCTCAG AGCGATGGGTGGACGGATCACCTTGACGGCTTATCTGCTCTTGCACTCGCCATGAACACCCGGCCAAAGGGTCTCATGAGCTAA
- a CDS encoding Cyclohexanone monooxygenase has translation MSGPPTTASETPAGAAAMDFMTLNKKYAEEKEKRQRPDGNKQYVDMEADARFSKLARDPWADHEKLNAHPANLRDGDEVKVVVLGAGYGGLLYAIRLVQAGFRAEDIRLVDAAGGFGGTWYWNRYPGLMCDVESYIYMPLLEETGYVPRHRYSYGHELLAHANRLAETWGLADKGVFRSRIKSYEWDEDARRWSVAIEQGRGPNEAPVTMTVRSQFVVVANGVLNHPKVAKNLEAFEGAMFHTARWDYGVTGGSPDDLENVQLTGLQGKRVGIIGTGATAIQLVPQLAKWAKELYVFQRTPSSVDERGQRPTDPEEWKKSIASGGPGWQSRRTQNFNVFITGGEADEDLVADGWTTIKTYKALIGSPQDKPLGMADIPGHIGNLLALDVPRSERIRRRVDEIVKDKATAESLKPWYPSWCKRPTFHDDYLPAFNLPNVHLVDTNGKGVDRATGTSLVVGDADYPLDVVVLSTGYRPVGENLVEPSSRSNMTIRGRGGLLMSDKWFGEGPSTLHGVLTSGFPNLFLAGPLQTGASVNFAYVQDVLSQHCAYILAEAMKRAGKSTDKVVVESTVEAEEAYAGLIMQYAAWFSAMSVCTPGYLNNEGHQAPPEEQMKMAKGAPFPLGMNAWAEFLKEWRAEGSMKGVNVTTA, from the coding sequence ATGTCTGGTCCCCCAACAACCGCATCGGAGACGCCcgcgggcgccgccgccatggacTTCATGACGCTGAACAAGAAGtacgccgaggagaaggagaagcgccAGAGGCCGGACGGCAACAAGCAATACGTCGACATGGAGGCGGACGCGCGGTTCAGCAAGCTCGCCCGGGACCCCTGGGCCGACCACGAGAAGCTCAACGCGCACCCGGCCAACCTCcgggacggcgacgaggtcaaggtcgtcgtcctgggcgCCGGCTACGGCGGCCTGCTCTACGCCATCCGCCTCGTCCAGGCCGGCTTCCGCGCCGAGGAcatccgcctcgtcgacgccgccggcggcttcggcggcacCTGGTACTGGAACCGCTACCCCGGTCTCATGTGCGACGTCGAGAGCTACATCTACATGCCGCTgctcgaggagacgggcTACGTGCCGAGGCACAGGTACTCGTACGGCCACGAGCTGCTCGCGCACGCGAACCGCCTGGCCGAGACGTGGGGCCTGGCCGACAAGGGCGTCTTCCGCTCGCGGATCAAGAGCTACGAgtgggacgaggacgcgcGGCGGTGGTCGGTGGCCATCGAGCAGGGCCGCGGCCCCAACGAGGCGCccgtgacgatgacggtgcGGTCGcagttcgtcgtcgtcgcgaaCGGCGTCCTGAACCACCCCAAGGTGGCCAAGAACCTCGAGGCCTTCGAGGGCGCCATGTTCCACACCGCGCGGTGGGACTAcggcgtcaccggcggcagccccgacgacctcgagaacGTACAGCTCACGGGCCTGCAGGGGAAGCGGgtcggcatcatcggcacGGGCGCCACGGCCATCCAGCTCGTGCCCCAGCTCGCCAAGTGGGCGAAGGAGCTCTACGTCTTCCAGcggacgccctcgtcggtGGACGAGCGGGGCCAGCGGCCGACAGACCCGGAGGAGTGGAAGAAGAGTATCGCCAGCGGCGGCCCCGGCTGGCAGAGCCGCCGCACCCAGAACTTCAACGTCTtcatcaccggcggcgaggcggacgaggaccTGGTCGCGGACGGCTGGACGACGATCAAGACGTACAAGGCCCTCATCGGCAGCCCCCAAGACAAGCCCCTCGGCATGGCGGACATCCCGGGCCACATCGGCAACCTGCTCGCCCTGGACGTGCCCCGGTCCGAACGGATCCGGCGGCGCGTAGACGAGAtcgtcaaggacaaggcgacggccgagtcgCTCAAGCCGTGGTACCCGAGCTGGTGCAAGCGGCCGACGTTCCACGACGACTACCTGCCGGCGTTCAACCTGCCCAACGTCCACCTGGTCGACACCAACGGCAAGGGCGTGGACAGGGCGACCGGGACgtccctcgtcgtcggcgacgcagACTACccgctcgacgtcgtcgtgctGAGCACGGGGTACAGGCCGGTCGGCGAGAACCTGGTCGAGCCTTCGAGCCGGTCCAACATGACCATCCGGGGCCGTGGGGGGCTCCTCATGTCCGACAAGTGGTTCGGCGAGGGGCCGTCGACGTTGCACGGCGTGCTCACCAGCGGCTTCCCGaacctcttcctcgccggcccgCTGCAGACCGGCGCATCGGTCAACTTCGCCTACGTGCAGGACGTGCTCTCGCAGCACTGCGCGTACATCCTGGCCGAGGCGATGAAGCGGGCCGGCAAGAGCACCgacaaggtcgtcgtcgagtccaccgtcgaggccgaggaggcctaCGCGGGGCTCATCATGCAGTACGCGGCCTGGTTCTCCGCCATGAGCGTCTGCACGCCGGGGTACCTGAACAACGAAGGGCACCAGGCGCCGCCGGAAGAGCAGATGAAGATGGCCAAGGGCGCGCCGTTCCCTCTCGGGATGAATGCCTGGGCGGAGTTCCTGAAGGAGTGGCGTGCCGAGGGTTCGATGAAGGGTGTGAATGTTACTACCGCATGA
- a CDS encoding Infection structure specific protein, translating to MRVTTAVFGALAATVVAADEIRFNNIHKRIEPTKIIQVLEARGTPECTSAIYAFVDAVTGSDPLPTPPLELENWAATADLASSAADPCETLSVTGSIAPVYTSWYSSMESWRAAHMSEMRDVWHECTDIPLVSAEVQSILQSGGLCSSKLAELTSEGSGTAAATGTTGAGAGAATATPNFAPRETGMAFAAAAAAGFVFAAMQ from the coding sequence ATGCGTGTCACCACCGCTgtcttcggcgccctcgccgccaccgtcgtgGCCGCCGATGAGATCCGCTTCAACAACATCCACAAGAGAATCGAGCCGACCAAGATCATCCAGGTCCTTGAGGCCCGCGGCACGCCCGAGTGCACCAGCGCCATCTACGccttcgtcgacgccgtcaccggctccgaccccctccccaccccgCCCCTGGAGCTCGAGAACTgggccgccaccgccgacctcgccagctccgccgccgaccctTGCGAGACCTTGTCCGTCACCGGCTCCATCGCGCCCGTCTACACCTCGTGGTACAGCTCCATGGAGTCGTGGCGGGCCGCCCATATGTCCGAGATGAGGGACGTCTGGCACGAGTGCACCGACATTCCCCTCGTTTCCGCCGAGGTCCAGAGCATCCTTCAGTCGGGCGGCCTCTGCAGCAgcaagctggccgagctcACCTCCGAGGGCTCCGGCACGGCCGCCGCTACCGGCACGacgggtgcgggtgcgggagcggcgacggccaccCCGAACTTCGCCCCCCGGGAAACCGGCATGGCGTTTGCCGCCGCagcggccgccggcttcgtcttcgcTGCGATGCAGTAG
- a CDS encoding UDP-glucoronosyl and UDP-glucosyl transferase: MAGRKRILLITNAELGQANVYLAVSHELLKQDPAIDLHVASFGALEKAVAAVAPAATFHELHGATWKEALFDRPEHRFEEVCALHPTPWNAAEAASIMPRITTPWTSAEYVDLVQQTERVVTDVDADLVLADNLFTPAITVLWKLKPNWHILSPNTYREFILATQPRLEAVWKHPPPRSTISYPVPWYQIPSAIYQLYHYSRNVSNPYWINHAKYIKEKTGTEYSDWGRVAFWPPEGLKVILPSNPAVDFPFSVVPDHLVSCGPIVLPAKPLKETDPGMAVWIAKRPTVYVNLGTHATYEEVDARELAGALRVLLDAAKEAGRELQVLWKLKKRGEYAGEGFAAVLDVVGSEWEENVRVTDWLEAEPMAILESGNVVCSVNHGGANSYFEAVSAGVPQVVLPVWFDTYDFATRVEYLGIGKRGSTNHAPKCAAKELGPILKEVVLGESAEGFRKKAADLAEVCRADGGGRVIAAKAILKELK, encoded by the exons ATGGCCGGACGAAAACGGATCCTGCTCATCACCAACGCGGAGCTCGGCCAGGCCAACGTCTACCTGGCCGTCAGCCACGAGCTCCTGAAGCAGGACCCGGCCATCGACCTGCACGTCGCCTCcttcggcgccctcgagaaggccgtcgccgccgtcgccccggccgccacgTTCCACGAACTCCATGGCGCCACGTGGAAGGAGGCGCTCTTCGACCGCCCGGAGCACCGCTTCGAGGAGGTCTGCGCCCTGCACCCGACTCCGTggaacgccgccgaggccgcgtCGATCATGCCGCGCATCACGACCCCGTGGACCTCGGCCGAGtacgtcgacctcgtccagcaGACGGAGCGCGTCGTCacggacgtcgacgccgacctcgtcctcgccgatAACCTCTTCACCCCGGCCATCACCGTGCTCTGGAAGCTGAAGCCCAACTGGCACATCCTCTCCCCCAACACCTACAGGGAGTTCATCTTGGCCACCCAGCCTCGGCTCGAGGCCGTATGGAAGCACCCGCC GCCCCGATCCACCATCTCGTACCCCGTTCCTTGGTACCAGATCCCGTCAGCCATCTACCAGCTCTACCATTACAGCAGAAACGTCTCCAACCCCTACTGGATCAACCACGCAAAGTACATCAAGGAGAAGACCGGCACCGAGTACTCCGACTGGGGCCGCGTCGCCTTCTGGCCCCCCGAGGGGCTGAAGGTCATCCTCCCCAGCAACCCGGCCGTCGACTTCCCCTTCTCCGTCGTGCCGGACCACCTCGTCTCGTGCGGGCCCATCGTCCTGCCCGCGAAACCCCTGAAGGAGACCGACCCGGGGATGGCCGTCTGGATCGCCAAGCGCCCGACGGTCTACGTCAACCTCGGGACCCACGCGACCtacgaggaggtcgacgcgAGGGAGCTGGCCGGCGCCCTCAGGGTTCTGCTGGAcgcggccaaggaggccggcCGGGAGCTGCAGGTCCTGTGGAAGCTCAAGAAGCGCGGCGAGTACGCCGGGGAGggcttcgccgccgtgctggacgtcgtcggctccgAGTGGGAGGAGAACGTGCGCGTCACCGACTGGCTCGAGGCGGAGCCCATGGCCATCCTCGAGTCCGGGAACGTAGTCTGCTCCGTCAACCACGGAGGCGCCAACTCGTACTTCGAGGCCGTCAG CGCCGGCGTCCCTCAGGTCGTCCTCCCCGTGTGGTTCGACACCTACGACTTCGCCACGAGGGTAGAGTATCTGGGCATCGGGAAGCGCGGCAGCACGAACCACGCCCCCAAGTGCGCCGCCAAGGAACTCGGCCCCATACTGAAAGAGGTCGTTCTGGGCGAGAGCGCCGAGGGCTTcaggaagaaggccgccgaccTGGCGGAGGTCTGCAGGGCGGACGGCGGGGGCAGGGTCATTGCCGCAAAGGCGATTCTGAAGGAATTGAAGTGA
- a CDS encoding ABC transporter has protein sequence MAVAEKQDAEKAAAAAAEAAPPAGEEPKKTEEIKAQEEAKEEPEGGLPFTKQFFIYFRLLFAADPTWFDYALVAFGTITAIGAGVPFPLMGIIFGQLVDNMNAATCAADGTTTGVDPFAYEAAINQKVIQTVYVGVAALCLIYSYILSWSIISQRIAQRLRTKYVSALLRQPPSFFDKRAAAGEVSSRLHGDITAIQSGTSEKVGIVICSLSFFVTVFIIAFTKQPKLAGMLISMFPAFMLSSFVGGGYITRNVGRMTEAVGKASSIASEALSHISVVQAFGAGPRLEAKFADHMITARKAGMKKAAAAAVQAGLLYFIAYAGNALAFWQGSIRIADSMAGRGDGATVGEIYAVVYLLVDACIMLGSIAPILPLLGGASAAYQRLWEDIQAPSEIDGTSDEGKVLPLDDPKGFELRNVTFEYPSRPGQPVLRNVDLEFPAGKYTAVVGLSGSGKSTIAALLARLQDPNQGEILLDGHDIRTLNVRSLRSFISFVQQEPSLLDRSILENIALGLINSPKPEHERLKPYLSGGQLAELASKGKDALSAVNNYGPEIQEIVDLVRHAAEQADAATFINRLDDGYGTSAGPSGTLVSGGQRQRIALARALIRDPKILVLDEATSALDSASEKRIQRAVEQAATENRTIVSIAHRLSTIRNADNIVVMDAGQVVEQGTYTDLMAREDGAFARMARLQSVGTTERAPDAGSASGDSLDASTLKDDHVVMSEKTDEHHVAAKSLKQTKSGEKGSSDGDDDDEEKKKKKDEESEIAGLDAAKPYSTVLKGLGRLIRPSLLWLVVAMIAATIVGGTFTGSGLIFGFTVGALNPCASSVDRILSMGRFFSGLLFGLACIELFANFFAWSCFGVVAEKLLYSVRVLSFRSLLDQDVQWHQSDGRSADGLLTIITKDTAAIGGFSGSTIGTVFAICVNVLVAVILSHIIAWKIAIVCLVTIPLLLGSGFMQLRMLARYEERHSAAFSNATSVATEAVQSIKTVAALSLESQVMDNYARLLAPPQKQMVRASASTNIWLAIANSTGTFVNALAYWWGTQLIMRGEYTQTQFLIILVAMLVSAQLWGTMFSLAPEFSRARSALSRIMSVINLGKDDDLSKTGTQPKQLAGDSKAEEDVEATGEVKAKRPNAGGVRVTFKNVSFAYPSRPDINILDNVSFTLQPGQFCGLVGPSGAGKSTIMNLVQRLYFPSQGQVLIDGHDIADLPPSFRDTVAIVPQDPTLFDGSVRFNVGLGSAPDTEATQAEIEEACKLANIHDVIMALPEGYDTECGPSASRLSGGQRQRLAIARALVRKPRLLLLDESTSALDAASEAALQEGLERASRGTTVLAITHRLHTVHKANVILLVEGGQIADSGTHQELMERRESYRINAMQQMLQ, from the exons ATGGCGGTAGCTGAGAAgcaggacgccgagaaggcggcggcggcggcggcggaggcagcTCCTCCAGCGGGCGAAGAGCCCAAGAAGACGGAAGAGATCAAGGCGCAAgaagaggccaaggaggagccTGAGGGCGGTTTGCCG TTCACCAAGCAGTTCTTCATCTACTTCcgtctcctcttcgccgccgacccGACATGGTTCGACTACGCGCTCGTGGCCTTTGGCACCATcacggccatcggcgccggcgtgccGTTCCCGCTCATGGGCATCATcttcggccagctcgtcgacaACATGAACGCCGCCAcctgcgccgccgacggcaccacGACGGGCGTCGACCCCTTCGCGTAcgaggccgccatcaacCAGAAGGTCATCCAGACCGTCtacgtcggcgtcgccgccctctgCCTCATCTACAGCTACATCCTCTCGTGGAGCATCATCAGCCAGCGCATCGCCCAGCGCCTGCGCACAAAGTACGTCTCGGCCCTGCTGCGCCAgccgccctccttcttcgacaagcgcgccgccgccggcgaggtctcGAGCCGCCTGCACGGCGACATCACCGCCATCCAGTCCGGCACCTCGGAGAaggtcggcatcgtcatctGCAGCCTGAGCTTCTTCGTCACcgtcttcatcatcgccttCACCAAGCAGCCCAAGCTCGCCGGCATGCTCATCTCCATGTTCCCGGCCTTCATGCTCTCCtccttcgtcggcggcggctacaTCACCCGCAACGTCGGCCGCAtgaccgaggccgtcggTAAAGCCTCCTCCATCGCGTCCGAGGCGCTGTCCCACATCTCCGTCGTCCAGGCCTTTGGTGCCGGCCCgcgcctcgaggccaagTTCGCCGACCACATGATCACCGCCCGCAAGGCCGGCATGAAgaaggctgccgccgctgctgtccAGGCCGGTCTCCTGTACTTTATCGCCTACGCCGGAAACGCCCTGGCTTTCTGGCAGGGTAGTATCCGCATCGCCGACTCCATGGCTGGCCGTGGCGACGGTGCCACTGTTGGTGAGATTTACGCAGTTGTCTATCTGCTTGTTGATG CCTGCATCATGCTCGGCTCCATCGCCCCTAttctcccccttctcggAGGTGCCTCGGCCGCGTACCAGCGTCTGTGGGAAGACATCCAGGCGCCCTCGGAGATCGACGGCACCTCGGACGAGGGCAAAGTCCTGCCCCTGGACGACCCCAAGGGCTTCGAGCTCCGCAACGTCACCTTTGAGTACCCGTCGAGGCCCGGCCAGCCCGTCCTGCGcaacgtcgacctcgagttCCCTGCCGGCAAGtacaccgccgtcgtcggcctctccggcagcggcaagtccaccatcgccgccctgctcgccCGTCTCCAGGACCCGAACCAGGGGGAgatcctcctcgacggccacgacATCCGCACCCTCAACGTCCGCAGCCTCCGCAGCTTCATCAGCTTCGTCCAGCAGGAGCCCTCGCTGCTCGACCGGTCCATCCTCGAGaacatcgccctcggcctcatcAACTCGCCCAAGCCCGAGCACGAGCGTCTGAAGCCCTACCTCAgcggcggccagctcgccgagctcgcgtccaagggcaaggacgcCCTGTCGGCGGTGAACAACTACGGCCCCGAGATCCAGGAGatcgtcgacctcgtccgccacgcggccgagcaggccgacgccgccaccttCATCAaccgcctcgacgacggctaCGGCACCTCGGCCGGCCCCAGCGGAACCCTCGTCAGCGGTGGCCAGCGTCAGcgcatcgccctcgcccgcgccctcATCCGCGATCCCAAGATCCTCGTACTCGACGAGGCCACCTCGGCCCTCGACTCGGCCAGCGAGAAGCGCATCCAGCGTGCCGTTGAGCAGGCGGCGACCGAAAACCGCACCATCGTCTCCATCGCCCACCGCCTGTCAACCATCCGCAACGCCGACAACATCGTTGTCATGGACGccggccaggtcgtcgagcagggcaCTTACACGGACCTGATGGCccgcgaggacggcgcctTCGCCCGCATGGCCAGGCTGCAGAGCGTCGGCACGACCGAGCGCGCTCCCGACGCCGGCTCCGCCTCGGGCGACTCGCTGGATGCCTCGACGCTCAAGGACGACCACGTCGTCATGAGCGAGAAGACCGACGAGCACCACGTTGCCGCCAAGAGCCTGAAGCAGACCAAGTCCGGTGAAAAGGGGAGCagcgacggagacgacgacgacgaagagaagaagaagaagaaggacgaagAGTCCGAgatcgccggcctcgacgcggccAAGCCCTACAGCACCGTCCTCAagggcctcggccgcctcatCCGACCGTCGCTGCTctggctcgtcgtcgccatgatcgccgccaccatcgtcggcggcaccttCACGGGCTCCGGCCTCATCTTCGGCttcaccgtcggcgccctcaaCCCCTGCGCCAGCAGCGTCGACCGCATCCTGTCCATGGGCCGCTTCTTCTCGGGCCTGCTGTTCGGCCTGGCCTGCATCGAGCTCTTTGCCAACTTCTTCGCCTGGTCCtgcttcggcgtcgtcgccgagaagctcctcTACTCCGTCCGCGTCCTGTCCTTCCGCTCCCTGCTCGACCAGGACGTCCAGTGGCACCAGTCCGACGGCCgcagcgccgacggcctgtTGACCATCATCACAAAGGACACGGCCGCCATTGGCGGCTTCAGCGGCTCCACCATCGGCACCGTCTTCGCCATCTGCGTCAACGTGCTCGTGGCCGTGATCCTGTCCCACATCATCGCCTGGAAGATCGCCATCGTCTGCCTCGTCACCATCCCCTTGCTCCTGGGCTCCGGCTTCATGCAGCTCCGCATGCTGGCCCGCTACGAGGAGCGTcactcggccgccttctccaaCGCCACCTCGGtggccaccgaggccgtccagTCCATCaagaccgtcgccgccctctcgCTCGAGAGCCAGGTCATGGACAACTACGCCCGCCTTCTGGCCCCGCCGCAGAAGCAGATGGTgcgcgcctcggcctcgaccaaCATCTGGCTGGCCATCGCCAACTCCACCGGCACCTTTGTCAACGCCCTCGCCTACTGGTGGGGGACCCAGCTCATCATGCGCGGCGAGTACACCCAGACCCAGttcctcatcatcctcgtcgccatgcTCGTCAGCGCCCAGCTCTGGGGCACCATGTTCTCCCTCGCCCCCGAGTTCTCGCGCGCCCGTTCCGCCCTGTCGCGCATCATGTCCGTCATCAACCTcggcaaggacgacgacctcaGCAAGACCGGCACCCAGCCCAAGCAGCTCGCCGGGGActccaaggccgaggaggacgtcgaggccaccggcgaggtcaaggccaagcggcccaacgccggcggcgtcaggGTCACCTTCAAGAACGTCTCCTTCGCCTACCCGAGCCGCCCGGACATCAACATCCTCGACAACGTCTCCTTCACCCTGCAGCCCGGCCAGTTCTGCGGCCTGGTCGGTCCCTCGGGCGCCGGAAAGTCCACCATCATGAACCTCGTCCAGCGCCTCTACTTCCCGTCCCAGGGCCAGGTCCTCATCGACGGCcacgacatcgccgacctccCGCCCTCCTTCCGGGAcaccgtcgccatcgtgCCCCAGGACCCGACCCTGTTCGACGGCAGCGTCCGCTTcaacgtcggcctcggctccGCCCCCGACACCGAGGCGACccaggccgagatcgaggaggccTGCAAGCTGGCCAACATCCACGACGTCATCATGGCCCTGCCCGAGGGGTACGACACCGAGTGCGGGCCCTCGGCCTCCCGTCTCTCCGGCGGGCAGAGGCAGCGCCTGGCCATCGCCCGCGCCCTCGTGCGCAAGCCGcgtctgctgctgctcgacgagaGCACGAGCGCCCTGGACGCCGCCAGCGAAGCCGCCCTCCAGGAGGGCCTCGAGCGCGCCTCGCGCGGCACCACCGTCCTCGCCATCACCCATCGCCTGCACACCGTCCACAAGGCCAACGTGATcctgctcgtcgagggcggccagaTCGCCGACAGCGGAACGCACCAGGAGCtgatggagaggagggaaagCTACAGAATCAACGCCATGCAGCAGATGTTGCAGTGA